A window from Purpureocillium takamizusanense chromosome 3, complete sequence encodes these proteins:
- the THI20 gene encoding trifunctional hydroxymethylpyrimidine kinase/phosphomethylpyrimidine kinase/thiaminase, variant 2 (EggNog:ENOG503NYCI~COG:H~COG:K), with protein MTATTALTVQNTTGVKGIHVVPADFVERQIEACLEDVGVDVITTGMLAAAETIEAVARQVRKHRARALVVDPVMVSTSGAQLLPHEAIRNLSQHLLPLTTVLTPNIPEAKLILSENGPGDKGVVSEHSGKGEDIRSVADIEAVGRRIQSLGPEWVLVKGGHLPFAAADMTIADAGTPHKVVVDTLVGPDGFVMRVESPWQETTSTHGTGCSLAAAISSGLAVGKDVPAAVRAACRYVEAGIREAPQLGSGHGPLDHFHSTFNLPFSPGYFIEYLLDRPDVRDVWKNFVYHPFVMALGDGTLPLESFKGYIIQDYLYLIHFARANALAAYKTTDITDITRSSGSVGHIMHELKLHISYCESFGISVAEMRSTEEKQACTAYTRYVLDIGQSEDWLALQMAIAPCLLGYGAVAKMLHAHPSTRRDGNTFWPWIENYIADDYTAAVKLGSDLIEDNMRRQSPSRVEELVKIFIHALKMEIGFWEMFPHK; from the exons atgacggcgacgacggctctGACGGTGCAGAACACGACGGGCGTCAAGGGTATCCACGTCGTGCCCGCCGACTTTGTGGAGCGTCAGATCGAGGCGTGCCTCGAGGACGTGGGCGTCGATGTCATCACAACAG GCATGCTCGCAGCCGCAGAGACCATCGAGGCTGTCGCGCGACAGGTGCGCAAGCACAGGGCTcgcgctctcgtcgtcgacccg GTCATGGTCTCGACGTCGGGCGCTCAACTGCTTCCCCATGAGGCCATTCGTAATCTCTCACAGCATCTCTTACCGCTTACCACGGTGCTCACGCCCAACATTCCCGAAGCGAAGCTCATCCTTTCTGAGAACGGTCCCGGGGACAAAGGCGTGGTCTCCGAGCATAGCGGCAAGGGAGAGGACATtcgctccgtcgccgacatcgaggCCGTGGGCCGTCGCATACAGTCCCTTGGCCCGGAGTGGGTGCTCGTCAAGGGCGGTCACCTgcccttcgccgccgccgacatgaccatcgccgacgccgggaCGCCGCACAAGGTTGTTGTGGACACGCTCGTCGGGCCCGACGGCTTCGTGATGCGCGTCGAGAGCCCCTGGCAGGAGACCACGAGCACCCACGGCACCggctgctcgctcgcag CCGCCATCTCGTCTGGCCTCGCTGTGGGCAAGgacgtccccgccgccgtccgggCCGCGTGCCGATACGTCGAGGCTGGTATCCGAGAAGCGCCGCAGCTTGGCAGCGGCCACGGGCCCTTGGACCACTTTCACTCGACCTTTAACCTGCCGTTCTCCCC GGGTTACTTCATCGAGTACCTCCTCGATCGACCCGACGTCAGAGACGTGTGGAAAAACTTCGTCTACCATCCATTCGTCATGGCCCTTGGAGATGGCACGCTACCCCTTGAGTCCTTCAAAGGCTACATCATCCAGGACTATCTTTACCTT ATTCACTTTGCCCGCGCCAATGCTCTTGCGGCGTACAAGACGACCGACATCACCGACATTACGAGG TCAAGCGGGTCCGTCGGGCACATCATGCACGAGCTGAAACTACACATAAGCTACTGCGAGTCTTTCGGCATATCTGTCGCCGAGATGCGTTCCACGGAAGAGAAGCAAG CTTGCACCGCATATACGCGCTATGTCCTCGACATCGGCCAAAGTGAGGACTGGCTCGCCCTGCAGATGGCCATCGCACCGTGTCTCCTTGGCTACGGCGCAGTCGCCAAGATGCTCCACGCCCACCCGAGCACCCGGCGCGATGGCAACACTTTTTGGCCCTGGATAGAGAACTACATTGCCGACGACtacaccgccgccgtgaagCTCGGTTCAG ACCTGATAGAAGACAACATGAGACGACAGTCGCCTTCTCGCGTGGAGGAGCTCGTCAAGATATTCATCCATGCTCTCAAG ATGGAGATTGGTTTTTGGGAAATGTTTCCTCATAAATAA
- the NDE1_1 gene encoding NADH:ubiquinone reductase (non-electrogenic) (TransMembrane:1 (i82-103o)~COG:C~EggNog:ENOG503NTXJ) translates to MPSTSRAMGAALARAAQLAPRKPVAVPRAFSTGPRTATSLRSAARPTVAMRLQTTGHVAFRRAYADEAPKPKPGKLRKTFRWMWRLTYLSVFGLAGYTVYLIYDDRHPEPQYEADPSKKTLVILGTGWGSVALLKKLDTENYNVVVVSPRNYFLFTPLLPSCTTGTIEHRSIMEPVRAILRHKKAAVKYYEAEASTIDPDRKVVKIVDNSEVKGAISETEIPYDMLVIGVGAENATFGIPGVREHSCFLKEIGDAQRIRKKIMDCVETAAFKDQSSDEIDRLMHMVVVGGGPTGVEFAGELQDFFEEDIKKLVPEISPRFKVTLIEALPNVLPSFSKQLIDYTENTLREEKIDIKTKTMVKKVTNNTVEAEISRPDGSKERVVIPYGLLVWATGNAVRPIVKDLMARIPAQKDSRRGLAVNEYLVVQGTRDIWAIGDCAVAGYAPTAQVASQEGSFLGRLFNNMAKTEAHESRIQELSSKMNLQAGNAAEAAEEIEKLEKQLRRVKDIKPFRYSHQGSLAYIGSEKAVADVSWWNGNLATGGRMTYLFWRSAYLSMCFSTRNRVLVIVDWLKSKAFGRDVSRE, encoded by the exons ATGCCTTCCACGTCGCGAGCcatgggcgccgccctggccagggcagccCAATTGGCGCCCCGaaagcccgtcgccgtccccaGAGCCTTCTCGACGGGCCCGAGGACAGCGACGTCGCTGCGctctgccgcccgcccgaccgtGGCCATGCGCCTGCAGACCACTGGCCATGTCGCCTTCCGGAGAGCctacgccgacgaggccccaAAGCCCAAGCCCGGCAAACTGCGCAAGACCTTCCGGTGGATGTGGAGGTTGACCTACCTCTCCGTGTTCGGCCTGGCAGGCTACACCGTCTACCTCATCTACGATGACCGTCATCCCGAGCCGCAGTACGAGGCCGATCCTTCAAAGAAGACGCTCGTCATCCTGG GAACCGGCTGGGGCTccgtcgccctgctcaagaagctcgacacCGAAAACTACAATGTCGTTGTCGTGTCGCCGCGAAACTACTTCCTCTTCACCCCTCTGCTGCCGTCGTGTACCACGGGCACCATCGAGCACCGCTCCATCATGGAGCCCGTTCGCGCCATCCTCCGCCACAAGAAAGCCGCCGTGAAGTACTACGAAGCCGAGGCCTCCACCATCGACCCGGACCGCAAGGTTGTCAAGATCGTCGACAACTCGGAGGTCAAGGGCGCGATATCGGAGACAGAGATTCCTTATGACATGCTCGTCATTGGCGTCGGTGCTGAGAACGCAACCTTTGGTATTCCCGGCGTCAGGGAGCACAGCTGCTTCCTCAAAGAGATTGGCGACGCTCAGCGCATTCGCAAGAAGATCATGGATTgcgtcgagacggcggccttcAAGGACCAGAGCTCCGACGAGATTGATCGCTTGATGCACAtggttgtcgtcggcggcggccccaccGGCGTCGAGTTTGCCGGCGAGCTTCAGGACTTCTTCGAGGAGGACATCAAGAAGCTGGTTCCCGAAATCAGCCCCCGCTTCAAGGTCACCCTGATCGAGGCCCTGCCCAACGttcttccttccttctccAAGCAGCTGATTGACTACACCGAGAACAccctgcgcgaggagaaGATTGACATCAAGACCAAAACTATGGTCAAAAAGGTCACCAACAACACTGTCGAGGCTGAGATTTCTCGCCCCGACGGCTCCAAGGAACGGGTCGTCATTCCCTACGGTCTTCTTGTATGGGCAACTGGTAACGCCGTCAGGCCCATCGTGAAGGATCTCATGGCACGCATCCCCGCACAGAAGGAttcccgccgcggcctcgccgtcaacGAATATCTGGTTGTGCAGGGCACCCGCGATATCTGGGCCATTGGCGATTGCGCTGTCGCCGGCTACGCGCCCACGGCTCAGGTCGCGTCTCAGGAAGGAAGCTTTCTCGGCCGCCTGTTCAACAACATGGCCAAGACGGAGGCTCACGAGTCTCGCATCCAGGAGCTTAGCAGCAAGATGAACTTGCAGGCTGGaaacgccgccgaggccgccgaggagattgAGAAGCTTGAGAAGCAGCTTCGCCGGGTCAAGGATATCAAGCCCTTCCGCTACAGCCACCAGGGCAGCTTGGCGTACATTGGCAGCGAGAAGGCGGTGGCCGATGTGAGCTGGTGGAACGGCAACCTGGCCACCGGTGGTAGGATGACCTACCTGTTCTGGCGGAGCGCCTACTTGTCTATGTGCTTCAGCA CCCGAAATCGTGTTCTGGTCATCGTGGACTGGCTCAAGTCCAAGGCTTTTGGCCGTGACGTTTCTCGAGAGTAG
- the THI20 gene encoding trifunctional hydroxymethylpyrimidine kinase/phosphomethylpyrimidine kinase/thiaminase (EggNog:ENOG503NYCI~COG:H~COG:K): MAPARVLLIAGSDSSGGAGLEAGQKVLAAHGCYAMTATTALTVQNTTGVKGIHVVPADFVERQIEACLEDVGVDVITTGMLAAAETIEAVARQVRKHRARALVVDPVMVSTSGAQLLPHEAIRNLSQHLLPLTTVLTPNIPEAKLILSENGPGDKGVVSEHSGKGEDIRSVADIEAVGRRIQSLGPEWVLVKGGHLPFAAADMTIADAGTPHKVVVDTLVGPDGFVMRVESPWQETTSTHGTGCSLAAAISSGLAVGKDVPAAVRAACRYVEAGIREAPQLGSGHGPLDHFHSTFNLPFSPGYFIEYLLDRPDVRDVWKNFVYHPFVMALGDGTLPLESFKGYIIQDYLYLIHFARANALAAYKTTDITDITRSSGSVGHIMHELKLHISYCESFGISVAEMRSTEEKQACTAYTRYVLDIGQSEDWLALQMAIAPCLLGYGAVAKMLHAHPSTRRDGNTFWPWIENYIADDYTAAVKLGSDLIEDNMRRQSPSRVEELVKIFIHALKMEIGFWEMFPHK, translated from the exons aTGGCACCTGCCAGGGTGCTGCTGATCGCCGGCTCCGACAGCTCCGGCGGCGC TGGCCTTGAGGCGGGTCAAAAGGTGCTCGCCGCGCACGGCTGCTAtgccatgacggcgacgacggctctGACGGTGCAGAACACGACGGGCGTCAAGGGTATCCACGTCGTGCCCGCCGACTTTGTGGAGCGTCAGATCGAGGCGTGCCTCGAGGACGTGGGCGTCGATGTCATCACAACAG GCATGCTCGCAGCCGCAGAGACCATCGAGGCTGTCGCGCGACAGGTGCGCAAGCACAGGGCTcgcgctctcgtcgtcgacccg GTCATGGTCTCGACGTCGGGCGCTCAACTGCTTCCCCATGAGGCCATTCGTAATCTCTCACAGCATCTCTTACCGCTTACCACGGTGCTCACGCCCAACATTCCCGAAGCGAAGCTCATCCTTTCTGAGAACGGTCCCGGGGACAAAGGCGTGGTCTCCGAGCATAGCGGCAAGGGAGAGGACATtcgctccgtcgccgacatcgaggCCGTGGGCCGTCGCATACAGTCCCTTGGCCCGGAGTGGGTGCTCGTCAAGGGCGGTCACCTgcccttcgccgccgccgacatgaccatcgccgacgccgggaCGCCGCACAAGGTTGTTGTGGACACGCTCGTCGGGCCCGACGGCTTCGTGATGCGCGTCGAGAGCCCCTGGCAGGAGACCACGAGCACCCACGGCACCggctgctcgctcgcag CCGCCATCTCGTCTGGCCTCGCTGTGGGCAAGgacgtccccgccgccgtccgggCCGCGTGCCGATACGTCGAGGCTGGTATCCGAGAAGCGCCGCAGCTTGGCAGCGGCCACGGGCCCTTGGACCACTTTCACTCGACCTTTAACCTGCCGTTCTCCCC GGGTTACTTCATCGAGTACCTCCTCGATCGACCCGACGTCAGAGACGTGTGGAAAAACTTCGTCTACCATCCATTCGTCATGGCCCTTGGAGATGGCACGCTACCCCTTGAGTCCTTCAAAGGCTACATCATCCAGGACTATCTTTACCTT ATTCACTTTGCCCGCGCCAATGCTCTTGCGGCGTACAAGACGACCGACATCACCGACATTACGAGG TCAAGCGGGTCCGTCGGGCACATCATGCACGAGCTGAAACTACACATAAGCTACTGCGAGTCTTTCGGCATATCTGTCGCCGAGATGCGTTCCACGGAAGAGAAGCAAG CTTGCACCGCATATACGCGCTATGTCCTCGACATCGGCCAAAGTGAGGACTGGCTCGCCCTGCAGATGGCCATCGCACCGTGTCTCCTTGGCTACGGCGCAGTCGCCAAGATGCTCCACGCCCACCCGAGCACCCGGCGCGATGGCAACACTTTTTGGCCCTGGATAGAGAACTACATTGCCGACGACtacaccgccgccgtgaagCTCGGTTCAG ACCTGATAGAAGACAACATGAGACGACAGTCGCCTTCTCGCGTGGAGGAGCTCGTCAAGATATTCATCCATGCTCTCAAG ATGGAGATTGGTTTTTGGGAAATGTTTCCTCATAAATAA
- a CDS encoding uncharacterized protein (EggNog:ENOG503P6MN~TransMembrane:1 (o246-267i)) yields MVPLMDQVAGHLARDEGLTTPKFTGFPAWTLGDESEDEAGAEGPQARHKKGKRRAIERRSSLPPSAADSALRLGSPHRRSSSKRGLLRNVVEPIVSKLGGDKSEPESSDHDKSSPESEPPTPTASSAPTANPPPSLPPPPTSLPSPSNRPQSKFFTPQVTSTSYRTKESARPSNALPVNNADDKSSQYVTSMAATQSYYSPSATSMLESVTSISTSSAAPITTKPDKIEDHPSHAHDNLHASTEKALIAVGSIGATIIVFFVVWVSWKCFKMRRGKKHSDNWLPATFSLERSKQIAVNLASRVPVLKDKVAKRTWSNLEKPYDEAYWEKQLPYSGATTGNPGGITVHTAIVRESVVDDNPGAAGLSRHGPSQSMSSTQPQFNNTLRSNYQVANGRMSEISSLSSGFGDGDIIMPPPNSKTTVTAARLPVPPPAATRSSVSEMSQRRETTYTEASEDPVPRFRSINSWVRQQTGRVKRAKQREVAASDAPPVPNMPPEQDFKLMMPDGEEPRRAQMEASQRDGREDASEP; encoded by the exons ATGGTTCCGCTGATGGATCAAGTCGCTGGCCATCTGGCCCGTGACGAGGGTCTTACAACACCCAAGTTCACTGGATTCCCTGCGTGGACGCTCGGGGACGAGAGCGAGGATGAGGCTGGAGCCGAGGGCCCCCAAGCGAGACATAAGAAAGGAAAACGTCGTGCAATAGAGCGAAGAAGCTCGTTACCGCCCAGTGCGGCCGACAGCGCCTTACGACTTGGCTCTCCACACCGGCGCTCATCGTCTAAAAGAGGTCTACTGAGAAACGTTGTCGAGCCAATAGTGAGCAAATTGGGTGGCGATAAATCGGAACCCGAGTCCAGCGACCACGACAAAAGCAGTCCAGAAAGTGAGCCGCCGACACCAACAGCCAGCTCGGCTCCTACTGCCAATCCGCCGCCTTCGCTACCCCCTCCGCCGACTAGCCTTCCCTCGCCCTCAAACCGTCCTCAATCCAAGTTCTTTACTCCGCAAGTGACGAGCACCTCATACCGTACCAAGGAGTCGGCGCGTCCAAGCAAT GCCCTGCCCGTCAACAACGCAGATGATAAATCGTCGCAATATGTGACGTCGATGGCAGCTACCCAGTCGTACTACAGTCCGTCCGCCACGTCTATGCTTGAGAGCGTCACGAGTATCAGTACCTCCAGCGCGGCACCGATTACCACGA AGCCAGACAAGATAGAAGACCATCCCTCTCATGCTCATGACAACCTCCATGCCAGCACAGAGAAGGCTCTCATTGCCGTGGGCTCCATCG GCGCTACAATCATCGTCTTCTTTGTTGTTTGGGTTAGCTGGAAGTGTTTCAAAATGCGACGGGGCAAAAAGCATTCTGATAATTGGCTGCCGGCAACCTTCTCGCTCGAGAGATCCAAACAGATTGCTGTCAACCTGGCTTCTCGAGTTCCCGTCCTGAAGGACAAGGTGGCGAAGCGGACCTGGTCCAACCTGGAGAAACCGTATGACGAAGCTTACTGGGAAAAGCAACTGCCTTACTCAGGGGCCACGACCGGGAATCCCGGGGGCATCACCGTGCATACTGCAATCGTCAGGGAGAGCGTGGTTGACGACAACCCAGGGGCTGCTGGTCTCTCCCGTCACGGTCCGAGCCAGTCCATGTCGTCAACTCAGCCGCAGTTCAACAACACGCTCCGCTCAAACTACCAAGTCGCCAATGGCCGGATGAGCGAGAtctcgtcgctctcgtccGGTTTCGGTGATGGAGATAtcatcatgccgccgcccaacagCAAGACGACCGTCACGGCGGCACGCCTCCCCGTgccgccacccgcggcgacgcgctccaGCGTCAGCGAGATGTCGCAACGGCGCGAAACCACGTACACGGAGGCATCCGAGGACCCAGTGCCGCGATTCCGCAGCATCAACTCGTGGGTGAGGCAGCAGACGGGACGAGTGAAGCGCGCCAAGCAGCGCGAAGTTGCGGCCAGCGATGCGCCCCCGGTGCCGAACATGCCTCCCGAGCAAGACTTCAAGCTCATGATGCCAGACGGCGAAGAACCACGAAGGGCGCAAATGGAAGCATCGCAACGCGACGGACGTGAAGATGCGAGCGAACCGTAG